A stretch of Gymnodinialimonas phycosphaerae DNA encodes these proteins:
- a CDS encoding ABC transporter ATP-binding protein gives MSSSRSSEVICKGLSKTYPGRLEAVRPMDLTFHAGQTTALVGPSGCGKSTVLRMIAGLEAPTGGSITIGGGPPSETLKKAGLSVAFQDPSLLPWRSVRGNIELALSLARRKVDAAEVDQLIHLVGLSGFADTRPAELSGGMRQRAAMARALATRPGLLLLDEPFGAVDELTRQQLAHDLPGIWEARGTTTVLVTHSVSEAVMLCDRVVVLSPRPARIVADIAVDLPRPRRSEMRRGPAFTQIVENVFAALSDGMAETMPKAAQ, from the coding sequence ATGTCGTCCTCCCGATCATCCGAGGTCATCTGCAAAGGGTTGTCGAAGACCTACCCCGGCCGATTGGAGGCGGTGCGTCCGATGGACCTGACGTTTCACGCGGGCCAGACCACCGCGCTGGTCGGGCCGTCGGGTTGCGGCAAGTCGACGGTGTTGCGGATGATCGCGGGGCTGGAGGCGCCAACGGGCGGGTCGATCACCATTGGCGGCGGGCCACCTTCGGAAACGCTGAAAAAGGCCGGGCTGTCCGTGGCGTTCCAGGATCCGTCGCTGCTGCCGTGGCGATCTGTGCGGGGTAATATCGAGCTGGCGTTGTCCTTGGCGCGTCGAAAGGTGGACGCGGCGGAAGTCGATCAATTGATTCACCTCGTCGGCCTCTCGGGGTTCGCGGACACGCGCCCGGCAGAGCTGTCGGGCGGCATGCGCCAACGCGCGGCGATGGCGCGGGCCCTTGCGACACGACCGGGCCTGTTGTTGCTGGATGAGCCCTTTGGCGCTGTGGATGAGTTGACCCGCCAGCAACTCGCCCATGACCTGCCCGGAATATGGGAGGCGCGCGGGACCACGACAGTGCTGGTGACGCATTCGGTGAGTGAGGCGGTGATGCTGTGCGACCGCGTTGTTGTCCTGTCGCCGCGCCCGGCCCGGATCGTGGCGGATATCGCCGTGGACCTGCCGCGCCCCCGACGGTCTGAGATGCGGCGTGGGCCGGCATTCACGCAAATCGTGGAGAACGTCTTCGCCGCCCTTTCGGACGGCATGGCCGAGACGATGCCCAAGGCGGCGCAATGA
- a CDS encoding ABC transporter permease produces the protein MAAPRRVPWLGPVLAVLLWELLARAWADAFVLAAPSAILGYLIENAALMTRALSETLANALAGFVIGNLAAVLLATIATVLPRCDAMVRGLALVVFCLPLVATGPILRVVFGPGDGPQIVLAALAVYYTTLIPLLVGLRALPAGWLDLVHSYGRGRLATLVHVRAMAALPYFVAGLQIAAPAAFLGAMVGEFTGAERGMGVLTIRAMRGMNVEMTWALATVATAVAVLGYAAIGWIARKALREEPPVILAPPKVGRQGNALVTLAGVMLALLAMWWGGLQVLGVSPFFAKGPVEIFDALFLAHDAALTRATLGTALGETAVFLLPGYAAGLGAGAVLAMLLVVVPRMAGTAMPLAIALRSVPIITTAPLVVLVAGRGAVGTIVLVAIMVFFPTFVACLHGLRQAPGRVIDVMRSYAASPWDVLIRVRIPAMLPAFFAAARMNVPASVLAVTVVEWLATGNGIGSLMALSASQSDYDMLWSSVVLVALLSSLGYAGVGWLERRVLGRYAPEQLA, from the coding sequence ATGGCGGCCCCGCGGCGGGTTCCCTGGTTGGGTCCGGTGCTGGCGGTGCTGCTTTGGGAATTGCTAGCACGCGCATGGGCCGATGCATTCGTGCTGGCGGCGCCCTCAGCGATCCTCGGCTACCTTATCGAAAACGCGGCCCTGATGACCCGCGCATTGTCCGAGACGTTGGCGAACGCGCTGGCAGGATTTGTCATCGGCAACCTTGCCGCCGTCCTGTTGGCCACGATCGCGACGGTCCTTCCCCGTTGCGATGCGATGGTGCGGGGCTTGGCCCTCGTCGTCTTTTGCTTGCCGCTGGTGGCCACGGGGCCGATCCTGCGGGTCGTCTTCGGCCCCGGTGATGGCCCTCAGATCGTGCTGGCGGCGCTGGCGGTCTACTATACGACGCTCATCCCTTTGCTGGTGGGCTTGCGCGCGTTGCCTGCGGGCTGGCTGGATCTGGTGCACAGCTATGGCCGCGGTCGCTTGGCGACGTTGGTCCATGTGCGGGCGATGGCGGCGCTGCCGTATTTCGTGGCGGGCCTTCAGATTGCTGCGCCCGCCGCCTTTCTGGGCGCCATGGTCGGAGAGTTCACGGGCGCCGAGCGGGGAATGGGCGTTCTGACGATCCGCGCGATGCGGGGGATGAACGTCGAGATGACATGGGCCTTGGCCACCGTGGCGACTGCGGTCGCCGTGCTGGGGTATGCGGCGATTGGCTGGATCGCACGCAAGGCGCTGCGAGAAGAGCCGCCGGTGATCCTGGCACCGCCAAAGGTCGGACGGCAGGGCAACGCGTTGGTCACACTGGCGGGCGTGATGCTGGCGCTTCTGGCGATGTGGTGGGGCGGTTTGCAGGTCCTTGGCGTCAGCCCGTTTTTCGCCAAGGGACCGGTGGAAATCTTTGACGCGCTTTTTCTGGCGCATGACGCCGCGCTGACACGGGCGACATTGGGGACTGCCTTGGGCGAAACGGCGGTGTTCCTGCTGCCTGGCTACGCCGCTGGGCTTGGGGCGGGCGCGGTCCTTGCGATGCTTCTTGTGGTTGTGCCCAGAATGGCGGGAACCGCCATGCCGCTGGCGATTGCGCTGCGCTCTGTGCCGATCATCACGACCGCGCCGCTGGTCGTTTTGGTCGCGGGGCGCGGGGCGGTGGGAACCATCGTCCTGGTCGCGATCATGGTGTTTTTCCCAACCTTTGTGGCCTGCCTGCACGGGTTGCGCCAAGCGCCGGGGCGGGTGATCGACGTCATGCGCAGCTATGCCGCAAGCCCCTGGGACGTGTTGATCCGCGTCCGCATCCCCGCGATGCTGCCCGCGTTCTTCGCCGCCGCGCGGATGAACGTTCCGGCCTCGGTCCTTGCCGTGACGGTGGTGGAGTGGTTGGCCACGGGCAACGGCATCGGCAGCCTGATGGCCCTGTCGGCCTCGCAATCGGACTACGACATGTTATGGAGTTCGGTGGTTCTGGTGGCCCTTCTCTCGTCGCTTGGCTACGCGGGTGTCGGTTGGCTAGAGCGCCGCGTACTTGGCCGCTATGCGCCGGAGCAATTGGCATGA
- a CDS encoding glycosyltransferase family 4 protein → MRQAAFAIPGDIDTVTGGYIYERRLLEELRALGHDVAHVQLAASFPDPSDTDMNDAVTQLVALDPARALILDGLVYGSIATEGLARVRAPIVAMIHHPLALETGLATAQRMHLFRTEKANLALARHVLVPSPHTARILRDDYGVPGAKITIAQPGTDVKGGTPSPVDPPLILSVGLQHPRKGHDVLLNALAELRDLPWRAAIVGGVHNAEHAALLARMVEDLALSDRMTLMGRVPQDVLDGLYATASVFALATRYEGYGMVFDEALAWGLPIISCATGAVPDTVPKGAGILVASDNVGELSGALGRVLTDKALRGRMARIALRAGSKLPTWKDTARVAGGVLDSLNA, encoded by the coding sequence ATGAGGCAAGCGGCGTTTGCGATCCCCGGCGACATCGACACGGTAACGGGCGGCTACATCTACGAGCGGCGGCTGCTGGAAGAGTTGCGCGCCCTTGGCCATGACGTGGCGCACGTGCAACTGGCGGCCTCCTTCCCGGATCCGTCGGACACCGACATGAACGACGCGGTCACTCAGCTGGTGGCACTGGACCCCGCCCGCGCGCTGATCCTCGACGGGTTGGTTTATGGCTCCATCGCGACCGAGGGTCTTGCCCGCGTGCGCGCCCCGATCGTGGCGATGATCCACCATCCGCTGGCGCTGGAAACGGGACTTGCCACGGCGCAGCGCATGCATTTGTTCCGAACCGAAAAGGCCAACCTGGCCTTGGCGCGGCACGTCCTTGTCCCCAGCCCCCATACGGCGCGGATCTTGCGGGATGATTACGGCGTCCCTGGCGCGAAAATCACGATCGCGCAGCCGGGAACCGATGTGAAAGGCGGGACACCCTCGCCCGTTGATCCGCCGCTGATCCTGTCCGTCGGCCTGCAACATCCCCGCAAGGGACATGACGTGCTGTTGAACGCCTTGGCTGAGTTGCGGGACTTGCCGTGGCGCGCGGCGATTGTCGGCGGGGTCCACAATGCAGAGCACGCCGCGCTTTTGGCGCGTATGGTGGAGGATCTTGCCCTGTCGGATCGAATGACGCTGATGGGTCGGGTGCCGCAGGACGTGCTGGATGGCCTCTATGCGACGGCCTCCGTCTTCGCACTGGCCACCCGGTACGAGGGGTATGGCATGGTTTTTGACGAAGCGCTGGCCTGGGGGCTTCCGATCATCTCTTGCGCCACGGGGGCCGTGCCGGACACGGTGCCGAAGGGTGCGGGCATTTTGGTGGCGTCGGACAATGTGGGAGAGCTTTCGGGCGCCTTGGGCCGCGTGCTGACGGACAAGGCCCTGCGCGGTCGCATGGCGCGGATTGCCCTGCGCGCGGGCTCGAAGCTGCCGACCTGGAAGGACACGGCGCGGGTGGCCGGTGGCGTATTGGACAGCCTGAATGCGTAG
- a CDS encoding FkbM family methyltransferase: MDRLNAAFIGPGDLAFDIGAHVGDRTASFRRLGARVVTLEPQPHVFRALRLIHGRDPGVVLHCAAAGAQAGEVDMHLNTLNPTVSTASRALIKAAPGAEAWADQTWDKTIRVPVVPLDRLIETHGLPAFIKIDVEGFEAEVLAGLSTPVRALSFEVTTIQRDVASACLTRIADLGPYEFAFSLGEGHVLQKGGWVAARAMEAMLHNLPTSANSGDVYARLKDWRPRQDSNLQPAP, translated from the coding sequence ATGGACCGCCTGAACGCGGCCTTCATCGGGCCCGGAGATCTTGCGTTTGATATCGGTGCCCATGTGGGCGATCGCACGGCCAGTTTTCGCCGCCTTGGCGCCCGGGTCGTTACGCTGGAACCGCAACCGCATGTGTTCCGTGCCCTTCGCCTGATCCATGGCCGAGACCCTGGTGTCGTGTTGCATTGCGCAGCAGCGGGCGCGCAGGCGGGTGAGGTCGACATGCATCTCAACACCCTCAACCCAACGGTTTCCACCGCGTCGCGCGCCTTGATCAAGGCCGCGCCCGGCGCGGAGGCGTGGGCAGATCAGACGTGGGACAAGACGATCCGCGTGCCGGTGGTGCCCCTTGATCGCCTTATTGAAACCCATGGCCTTCCCGCTTTCATCAAGATCGATGTGGAGGGCTTTGAAGCGGAGGTACTGGCAGGCCTTTCCACCCCTGTTCGCGCGCTGTCATTCGAGGTCACGACGATCCAGCGAGACGTTGCAAGCGCCTGCCTGACGCGCATTGCGGACCTTGGGCCCTATGAGTTCGCCTTCAGCCTTGGGGAGGGTCACGTCCTGCAAAAGGGGGGCTGGGTCGCGGCCAGGGCGATGGAAGCGATGCTTCACAACCTGCCCACATCCGCCAACTCCGGCGATGTCTACGCGCGTCTGAAGGACTGGCGACCCCGGCAGGATTCGAACCTGCAACCTGCCCCTTAG
- a CDS encoding LacI family DNA-binding transcriptional regulator, with translation MTLRDVADAASVSEMTVSRVLRNRGDVSDKTRERVFEAARTLGYVPNKIAGALASNRVNLVGVVIPSLSNMVFPDVLHGIGEALEGTELQPVVGTSQYDLQQEEKVIYEMLSWRPSGLIVAGLEHTDAARAMMRNACVPVVEVMDVDGDPVAAAVGISHEAAGRAMAAEIVARGYKNIGYLGSSSIADARAQKRYRGFEAGLAEAGITLADSIFYDGTSGFGTGRKMTQALLERTPTLDFLYYNTDMNAAGGLLYCMEKGMDIPNEIGLAGFNSFEVLDGLPMRIATMDSQRETIGRRAAELMVANELTDEVMRLEPEFLPGDTVRSR, from the coding sequence ATGACGCTGCGGGATGTGGCCGATGCCGCCTCGGTCAGTGAAATGACGGTAAGCCGGGTGCTGCGGAACCGGGGTGATGTGTCGGACAAAACGCGCGAGCGCGTGTTCGAGGCCGCGCGAACCTTGGGCTATGTGCCCAACAAGATCGCTGGCGCCTTGGCATCGAACCGGGTCAATTTGGTAGGCGTGGTGATCCCGTCGCTGTCCAACATGGTGTTCCCGGATGTCCTTCACGGCATCGGTGAAGCGCTGGAAGGGACGGAACTACAACCCGTTGTCGGCACCTCGCAATATGACCTTCAGCAAGAGGAAAAGGTTATCTACGAGATGCTGAGCTGGCGTCCCTCGGGCCTGATCGTGGCGGGCCTGGAGCATACGGACGCCGCCCGCGCGATGATGCGCAACGCGTGTGTGCCGGTGGTCGAGGTCATGGACGTCGATGGCGACCCGGTGGCGGCTGCCGTGGGCATCAGCCATGAGGCTGCGGGGCGCGCGATGGCGGCGGAAATCGTCGCCCGGGGGTATAAGAACATCGGATATCTGGGGTCCAGCTCGATCGCGGACGCGCGGGCGCAGAAGCGGTATCGCGGGTTTGAGGCGGGGTTGGCCGAGGCCGGGATCACCTTGGCCGACAGCATTTTCTACGACGGAACCTCGGGGTTCGGGACCGGGCGGAAGATGACCCAAGCCTTGTTGGAGCGCACACCCACATTGGATTTTCTGTACTATAACACAGACATGAACGCCGCTGGAGGTCTTCTGTATTGCATGGAAAAAGGGATGGATATCCCGAATGAGATCGGGCTTGCCGGATTCAATTCCTTTGAGGTTCTGGACGGCTTGCCGATGCGCATTGCCACCATGGACAGCCAGCGTGAGACCATCGGCCGCCGCGCCGCCGAGCTGATGGTGGCCAATGAGCTGACCGATGAAGTGATGCGTCTGGAGCCGGAGTTCTTGCCTGGCGATACCGTGCGCAGCCGCTGA
- a CDS encoding UTP--glucose-1-phosphate uridylyltransferase has product MNASVRTVIFPVAGLGTRFLPATKATPKELLPVLDTPLIQYAIDEAQAAGIERMVFVSHPSKRAIERHVMDDARLRAELKSRGKGKLAAELQDAALCPRNDDVVFTMQDQPLGLGHAVLCAKDHVLPGPVAVVLPDDLILGKACLAEMVEAYDSINSGHLVATMTVPRAETGKYGVLATSTHVGSVVQAEGIVEKPDPAKAPSCEAVVGRYILDASIFDDLSAQPPGAGGEIQLTDAIATGISRVGLSGLRFSGTRFDCGSKAGMLRATLHLAAQDQECVEVLRDYAARSIETAAA; this is encoded by the coding sequence ATGAACGCATCAGTTCGCACGGTCATTTTCCCGGTGGCAGGTTTGGGCACCCGCTTTCTTCCCGCCACCAAGGCAACCCCGAAAGAGTTGTTGCCCGTCCTCGACACGCCCCTGATTCAATATGCCATCGACGAGGCGCAGGCCGCCGGGATTGAGCGTATGGTGTTCGTCAGCCACCCCTCGAAACGGGCGATCGAACGGCATGTCATGGATGACGCCCGCCTGCGCGCCGAGCTGAAGTCCCGGGGCAAAGGCAAGCTGGCGGCCGAGCTTCAGGACGCGGCCCTGTGCCCCCGCAACGATGACGTGGTGTTCACCATGCAGGACCAGCCCCTTGGCCTTGGCCATGCCGTTCTGTGTGCAAAAGACCACGTCTTGCCCGGCCCAGTCGCTGTGGTTTTGCCCGATGACCTGATCCTTGGCAAAGCTTGCCTTGCAGAGATGGTTGAAGCCTATGACAGCATCAACAGTGGTCATCTTGTCGCCACGATGACGGTCCCGCGGGCAGAAACCGGCAAGTATGGCGTGCTTGCCACCTCGACCCACGTCGGGTCCGTCGTTCAGGCCGAAGGCATTGTGGAAAAGCCCGACCCGGCAAAAGCCCCCTCCTGCGAGGCGGTGGTGGGGCGCTATATCCTTGACGCATCGATTTTCGACGATCTAAGCGCGCAACCTCCGGGGGCGGGCGGTGAGATACAGCTGACGGACGCCATCGCTACAGGTATTTCTCGGGTTGGTTTGTCCGGGCTGCGCTTCTCCGGCACCCGCTTCGATTGCGGCTCCAAGGCCGGAATGCTGCGCGCCACCTTGCACCTTGCAGCCCAGGATCAAGAGTGTGTTGAGGTGTTGCGAGACTATGCGGCGAGATCCATCGAGACCGCAGCGGCATGA
- a CDS encoding NAD(P)H-dependent glycerol-3-phosphate dehydrogenase: MKREHFSGDPIPTKVRPYQRAAVIGAGAWGTALAATFARAGVDTRLWGRDRAVVDAINTASVNTHYLPDIPLPCTLVATDDLTEALKGAEVALIVVPSRSLRGVARQVAAQAPAGMTVAVCAKGIEAETGLLMAQVAREELGDRAIGCVSGPTFAAETALGHPTAATVAFPFDYADRLNPQQSPAVRLALSLTTESFRAYVSDDLVGVEIGGAVKNVIAIACGMMTGAGFAENTRAALITRGLDEMKALAETLGGRRETVTGLSGIGDLSLTCSSTTSRNMALGQQLGQGLARKACFEGRPVVVEGEVNARSVTDLARRLGVSMPICETVRAILHDGADLGVAFADLWARPLEAEPRGMDVAFDHPASDQEIATLAERIS, translated from the coding sequence ATGAAGCGCGAGCATTTTTCAGGTGATCCCATCCCAACCAAGGTGCGCCCGTACCAACGGGCGGCGGTGATTGGTGCGGGGGCTTGGGGTACGGCGCTGGCCGCGACGTTCGCGCGGGCGGGGGTGGACACGCGTCTGTGGGGGCGCGACCGCGCCGTGGTGGATGCGATCAACACTGCGTCGGTCAATACACACTACTTGCCGGACATCCCCTTACCCTGCACGCTTGTCGCAACGGATGATTTGACCGAAGCGTTAAAGGGCGCAGAGGTCGCCTTGATCGTGGTGCCGTCCCGCAGCCTGCGCGGCGTGGCCCGGCAAGTCGCCGCTCAGGCGCCAGCGGGCATGACTGTCGCGGTCTGCGCCAAAGGGATCGAGGCCGAAACCGGCCTTCTCATGGCGCAGGTGGCGCGGGAAGAGTTGGGCGATCGGGCGATCGGCTGCGTCTCGGGCCCTACCTTCGCTGCGGAAACCGCACTTGGGCATCCAACGGCGGCTACCGTGGCATTTCCGTTCGATTACGCCGACCGCCTGAACCCGCAACAAAGCCCTGCCGTGCGGCTTGCACTTTCACTGACGACCGAAAGCTTTCGGGCCTACGTCTCGGACGATCTGGTCGGCGTAGAGATCGGCGGCGCGGTCAAGAACGTCATCGCGATCGCCTGTGGGATGATGACCGGCGCAGGATTTGCCGAGAACACGCGTGCCGCACTGATCACCCGCGGTCTGGACGAAATGAAGGCGCTGGCCGAGACCCTTGGCGGACGCCGGGAAACCGTCACCGGCCTGTCGGGAATTGGCGACCTGTCGCTTACCTGTTCCAGCACGACCTCACGCAACATGGCGCTGGGCCAGCAATTGGGCCAAGGCCTTGCCCGCAAGGCCTGTTTCGAGGGGCGCCCGGTCGTTGTGGAAGGTGAAGTGAACGCGCGCTCCGTCACCGACCTCGCCCGTCGCCTGGGCGTCTCCATGCCGATTTGCGAGACGGTGCGCGCCATCCTGCACGATGGTGCCGATCTGGGTGTCGCCTTTGCCGATCTTTGGGCGCGCCCACTGGAGGCAGAGCCGCGCGGGATGGATGTGGCCTTCGACCACCCCGCCTCTGACCAGGAAATCGCAACGCTTGCAGAAAGGATCTCATGA
- a CDS encoding HAD family hydrolase yields MTRQDTFTINPIAGKEFVLATDLDGTFLGGDAAARQSFYSWIEAHRARVGLIFVTGRDPDHIRHLCEERGVPRPDYVVGDVGTTIASVAGNTEITPLADLETPIAQAWADTGDRVKAALADMPGLTLQPTGFRYRLSYDLNPDVFDPIAVTVIEEMGLDALISDNRFFDVLPKGISKGPTLRRLLDHLGVDERRTLVAGDTMNDLSMLTVGLPAVAVGNSEPALVQQIADAAHVYHADGPGVTGIAEAISHFRLFPAA; encoded by the coding sequence ATGACCCGTCAGGACACATTTACGATCAACCCCATCGCCGGAAAGGAATTCGTCCTTGCCACAGACCTCGATGGGACATTCCTGGGCGGAGATGCGGCCGCACGACAAAGCTTCTACTCCTGGATCGAGGCGCACCGCGCGCGCGTTGGCCTGATTTTCGTGACCGGGCGCGACCCGGACCACATTCGCCACCTGTGCGAAGAACGTGGCGTACCTCGGCCCGACTACGTTGTGGGCGATGTCGGCACGACCATTGCGTCCGTCGCCGGCAACACCGAGATCACGCCGCTGGCCGACCTTGAAACCCCCATCGCGCAGGCCTGGGCCGATACGGGCGACCGCGTCAAGGCGGCCCTGGCGGATATGCCGGGCCTCACGCTTCAGCCCACGGGGTTTCGCTATCGCCTGAGCTACGATCTGAACCCGGACGTGTTTGACCCCATTGCAGTGACCGTGATCGAAGAGATGGGCTTGGACGCCCTGATATCCGACAATCGTTTCTTCGACGTGTTGCCCAAGGGGATCAGCAAGGGGCCGACCTTGCGCCGCCTGCTGGATCATCTGGGCGTCGACGAACGTCGCACACTGGTGGCTGGCGACACGATGAACGATCTGTCGATGCTGACCGTTGGCTTGCCTGCCGTGGCTGTCGGCAACTCGGAACCCGCGTTGGTTCAGCAGATCGCCGATGCCGCCCATGTCTATCATGCCGATGGGCCCGGCGTGACCGGCATCGCAGAAGCCATTTCCCATTTTCGCCTGTTCCCCGCTGCCTGA
- the ggpS gene encoding glucosylglycerol-phosphate synthase, whose translation MSSDLVIVYHRQPYEEVQENGKTVLRENKSPNGIVPTLKSFFGGVTHGAWVAWKLAEDPDNPDFEPRIEIEDDHGKYSVFRLPLSAEQVREFYHVTSKEAFWPILHGFKERYNYDPVDWANFRTVNWQFAEAAAKEAALGGVVWVHDYNLWLVPGFLRQMRPDLKISFFHHTPFPAADVFNVLPWRREIVSSLLACDDIGFHIPRYAANFVSVACSLFDVEVAKRVRVPEKWISEGTALTERVQPTLLAHEGRQTSISVAPVGVNIDYIEERARAPEICAKAAEIREELGDTKLLLSVGRTDYTKGGIEQLLSFERLLEGKPELKGKIRLMHVSVSANRNMTAYEQIQNEIEQIAGRINGRFGTLEWQPIALISRAIQFSELVTYYRAADVAWITPLVDGMNLVCKEFVAARVDGDGVLVLSEFAGAAVALEDAVLANPFSNRSMDRAIEDAIAMPEDERRRRMASLWHAVAQTDIKNWKPIGFLTGGDKTFAAE comes from the coding sequence ATGTCATCTGATCTGGTCATCGTTTATCACCGTCAGCCCTATGAGGAGGTGCAGGAGAACGGCAAAACCGTCCTGCGGGAGAACAAAAGCCCGAATGGGATCGTGCCGACGCTCAAAAGCTTTTTCGGGGGCGTCACCCACGGCGCCTGGGTGGCGTGGAAGCTGGCGGAAGACCCCGACAATCCCGATTTTGAGCCGCGCATCGAGATCGAGGACGATCACGGGAAGTATTCGGTCTTTCGCCTGCCCTTGTCCGCCGAACAGGTCCGCGAGTTCTACCACGTGACCTCGAAAGAGGCGTTCTGGCCCATTCTCCACGGCTTCAAGGAGCGCTACAATTACGACCCCGTGGACTGGGCGAACTTCCGGACGGTGAACTGGCAGTTCGCTGAAGCCGCTGCCAAGGAAGCAGCGTTGGGCGGTGTTGTCTGGGTGCATGATTACAACCTGTGGCTGGTGCCGGGGTTCTTGCGGCAGATGCGACCGGACCTGAAGATTTCCTTCTTCCATCACACCCCCTTTCCCGCCGCCGACGTGTTCAACGTGCTGCCATGGCGGCGCGAAATCGTCTCTAGCCTTCTGGCCTGCGACGACATCGGCTTCCACATCCCCCGCTATGCCGCCAACTTCGTTTCAGTCGCGTGCAGCCTGTTCGATGTCGAGGTGGCAAAGCGGGTGCGCGTGCCCGAAAAATGGATCTCGGAAGGAACCGCGCTGACCGAGCGGGTGCAGCCGACCTTGCTGGCCCATGAGGGACGCCAGACAAGCATCAGCGTCGCACCGGTCGGCGTGAATATCGACTATATCGAGGAACGCGCCCGCGCGCCCGAGATCTGCGCAAAAGCCGCTGAAATCCGCGAAGAGCTTGGGGATACCAAGCTGCTGCTGTCCGTTGGGCGCACCGACTACACGAAGGGCGGCATCGAGCAGCTTCTCAGCTTCGAACGCCTGCTTGAAGGCAAGCCAGAGCTGAAAGGCAAGATCCGCCTGATGCATGTGTCGGTTTCGGCCAATCGCAACATGACCGCCTACGAGCAGATCCAGAATGAGATCGAACAGATCGCGGGGCGGATCAACGGGCGTTTCGGCACGCTGGAATGGCAGCCCATTGCCCTGATCTCGCGGGCCATCCAGTTCTCGGAGTTGGTGACCTACTACCGTGCCGCCGACGTGGCATGGATCACGCCACTGGTCGACGGGATGAACCTTGTTTGCAAGGAATTCGTCGCTGCGCGCGTGGATGGGGACGGCGTCTTGGTGCTGTCGGAATTCGCGGGCGCCGCCGTGGCGCTGGAGGATGCAGTGCTTGCCAACCCCTTCTCGAACCGGTCGATGGATCGCGCCATCGAGGACGCCATCGCCATGCCCGAGGACGAACGCCGCCGCCGCATGGCGTCGTTGTGGCACGCCGTCGCGCAGACCGACATCAAGAACTGGAAGCCCATCGGGTTTCTAACCGGCGGCGACAAGACGTTTGCCGCCGAGTGA